Proteins co-encoded in one Cytobacillus sp. NJ13 genomic window:
- the spoVE gene encoding stage V sporulation protein E, translating into MPTKKTTPDFILMIVTFMLLAVGLTMVYSASAIWADYKFDDSFFFAKRQMLFAGVGIIAMFFIMNVDYWTWRTWAKVLIIVCFVLLLLVLIPGIGNVRNGSRSWIGVGAFSIQPSEFMKLAMIVFMAKFLSEKQKLITSFRKGLVPSLGLVFLAFGLIMLQPDLGTGTVMVGTCVVMIFIAGARISHFVWFGAAGLAGFVALVLSAPYRIKRITSFLDPWEDPLGSGFQIIQSLYAIGPGGLFGLGLGQSRQKFFYLPEPQTDFIFAILAEELGFIGGSFVILLFALLLWRGIRIALGAPDLYGSFLAVGIIAMVAIQVMINIGVVTGLMPVTGITLPFLSYGGSSLTLMLMAIGVLLNISRYARY; encoded by the coding sequence TTGCCGACCAAAAAAACCACTCCCGATTTTATATTAATGATCGTCACTTTTATGCTGCTTGCTGTAGGATTGACTATGGTATATAGTGCAAGTGCAATTTGGGCAGATTATAAATTTGATGATTCTTTCTTTTTTGCGAAAAGGCAAATGCTTTTTGCCGGAGTTGGAATTATTGCGATGTTTTTTATCATGAATGTGGATTATTGGACCTGGAGAACTTGGGCAAAGGTCTTAATTATTGTCTGTTTTGTGCTTTTGCTCCTGGTGCTGATTCCAGGTATCGGCAATGTGCGAAATGGCTCGCGGAGCTGGATTGGCGTTGGAGCATTTTCTATTCAGCCTTCGGAGTTTATGAAGCTTGCCATGATTGTATTTATGGCAAAATTCCTCTCCGAAAAACAAAAGCTGATTACCTCTTTCAGAAAAGGTCTTGTTCCATCTTTAGGGCTTGTATTTTTAGCATTTGGATTAATAATGCTGCAGCCTGATTTGGGCACTGGAACTGTAATGGTGGGTACTTGTGTTGTCATGATTTTTATCGCAGGAGCGAGGATTAGCCACTTTGTCTGGTTTGGCGCTGCAGGCTTGGCCGGATTTGTGGCACTTGTTCTGTCAGCCCCATACAGGATAAAGCGGATTACTTCATTTCTAGACCCATGGGAAGATCCTCTGGGCAGCGGATTCCAGATTATCCAGTCCTTATATGCAATAGGGCCCGGAGGATTGTTTGGCCTTGGTCTGGGACAGAGCAGACAAAAGTTTTTTTATCTTCCTGAGCCGCAGACAGATTTTATTTTTGCCATTTTAGCTGAGGAACTGGGATTTATAGGCGGATCTTTTGTCATTTTATTATTTGCACTTCTTTTATGGCGCGGCATCCGCATAGCGCTTGGCGCTCCTGATTTATATGGGAGTTTCTTGGCTGTTGGGATCATAGCAATGGTCGCTATTCAGGTAATGATTAATATCGGGGTTGTAACAGGACTGATGCCTGTTACTGGCATCACACTTCCGTTTCTTAGCTACGGGGGATCGTCATTGACACTGATGCTCATGGCTATAGGGGTTCTGCTTAATATAAGCAGATATGCAAGGTATTAG